Within the Equus przewalskii isolate Varuska chromosome 1, EquPr2, whole genome shotgun sequence genome, the region GGGAAATTAAATATGAGAAGTCTGGGGGTCAGCTTAAGTTTTGGTACAGGAAACAAAGGGGAAGAGCTGAGCAGGGCACCTGCTGCACAGCAGGAAGGGCGGAGATGAAGGTTTCCCACAGCATGGGCAGAAGTGCCCGCTTGTTATCTCTTGCAACAtggacaccccccccccctttgCCCCTAGCTTCCTGACCCTTTCTTTCTAACTCTGACCACCACAGAACAGGATGTCAGAGCTGGAGAGAGCTTGACAGATCGTCTGGCCCCTGCTCATTTCCCATTGGCTCAGAGCTACTCCGTGATATGAACTCACACGCACTTTGGCAGTAGAGCCAGGGCTGGAAACCAGATTGTCCAATGATTATTGCAGTACTTTGGCATCATCAGCCCATCTCAGGACACGTTTAGGAATGAAATGGTGAACTGTGGGTGGGATGATAGGGTAGGTGATATACCTGGTAGGACATTCATGTCCAAATAACGTTGTTTAATGTGTCTTTGTCAACCTGGAGGGAAGTCCCTAGTGGTATCAGTTTTCCAGAGCCATGTTGGATGAGCACACGGTGCCATCCTCATATTTGAAGATAGCTAACATGTATTGGGAGGAATGCTGGGTGATGGAATCAGGATCTAAACATAATTTGAGGGGCGAGATTTGACTAGATGATATTTAATAGGGACAGAGGTAGAGTCTGGTTCTTTGGTCCCCAAATCATCATCTGCACAAGAGCAAGAGGTGTGGGAGGTGGAATAACATGAGTGTGTGCAGCTAGGGAGAGGCTGGTTGGCACAGGGTTGGTCAAAGTCGACACTGTGACTTGCTTGCCAAAAGCACTGACATGACTTTCAGCTGCATGAAGAGACCTTTAGGATCCAGAATCATGGGGTGCGTAGACCCCAGATCTGTGATAGTCAGACTCCATTTGGAGTGTGTGGTCCACTTTAAGAGGGATGGGGACAAATCGCAAGATCCCGAGGGAGAAATCAGGATGGTGAAGAAAGCCCATGACCACAGGGAGGACATGGAGATGTTGGACTCAAGGGGCAGATGATAGAGGTCTTCAAACCCCTGAAAGGCTGCTAGTTGGAACAGAAACTACGTTGATTCTGTGTATATTGAGAGCAAAGAACAAAGACCAGTCAGTGGATATAGACTCACTATGAGGAAAGACTTTCCAATAATTAAAGCTGTCCAGAGGTGGAATGGGCCTCAATGAGTGATGGTGAGCTCACTTTCATGGGAGGTAATCAAGCATGTGTTGGTCAACCACTTTATGAGAATGTGGTAGAGGACATTTAAGGACTAGAGTCTCCCCACCCCAAAGTTCTGAAAGGTTCTGATCACTGGGATGGACCAGGGAATTAGAATGACTCAAACCCCAGGAAGATCCTCTTCACTGCCTGTTCCCCTGGGGTCCTGGGGTTCCTTGGGCACTTGGTCTGAGTTCTTggactttttcctctcctccctgctccccagttCCTTTTGCTAGGCTGGGGAAATCCCTCAATGGCCAGGACTGCCGCCATGTGCCTAGAGCACACTTCCTGGCTGGGAAAGACAGGGAACAGACCGGCAGTAAGAGGGAAACACAGGGCTCCAAGGGTGAGCCCGAAAGACAGATGGGCCCCAGAGGGAAAGTCCCCACAATAGAGCATCCTATTTCACCCAGGGCGCGGTGAGTGCTGACTCAGGTTAGCATCTCTAGGGGAAGAGATGCAGGAATCACAACCAGGAAATGGGGCTgaaaagctggaaaaacgtcTTGAGCCAGAACTGGAGCCTCTGTTAGAGGAGGAAGGCACTGCCCAGTGGTTGGTGAAGATGCGACATCGCCTTAAAATTGCCCACAGCATTGGTGGGGCTGGGCATGTGGCCAAGAAGCTCGCTCCCTGGCAGGGTCTGAGTGGCAACAACTGCTGTACAAATCTAGGGGACACCTTGGGTATGGGGCGGACACAATGTGAATGGCACCAGGAGGCAGCAGCCCAAGGTTCTCCACCCATGTGAGAAACAGAAGCCTTAGAACAAGGTGAGGCTGGGGCGGCCAGGGGCAAGAAGGGATGCTCTGGCTGGTAGATAAGCACAGGGGAGAAATGACCAgttctgggagggaggggctgctcccTGGCGGAGGACCGAGCCCTTACCCCTTTCCTGTCCCATTCATTAACAGAGAGTGACTAGTGCCCTCAGTGCTGGACACCATGCTAGGCATGGGGGCTGTGGCAGACAGTCCAGAGCAGGGCTAaccaacagaactttctggatGATGGAAATAGTGCAGAGAGGAAGTGGAGTAACCGTATCAGCAAATGTAAGATTACAGCTCTGCCCCTGTGGAGAGGTGTGTGGTGCTGGGCGAACTGCAAACGGGAgagctgccctctctgggctgggggaagtttcccAGGGAAGTGAGCTTAGAGCCGGGGCTGTAGATGACCGGGGGGGCCCTGGCTGGGGGCTCAGAGGCACATGTCCCCTGTTCTGCTCCAGCAGCATGCAGTGGGGCCTGTGCTGCTCACATTCTAGCTCATCCTGTGGGGTGCAGCGCCCCCCCCTTCCACTCCCACCATGAATTACCCAAGGAGGCTCATTTGACTGCATTTCCCCTCACCTAGCCTGGTGTCTGCACTGTGCTGGTTGCTCAACAAGCATTGACATAATTCAGCCAATTATCAAGCAGTAATCATTGAGCACCAATTCAACTCACTGCACAGCAGGGCCCCAGACAGCAGGCCCTGCTCTCCTAGGGCTTACACGTGCGCTGGGGAGACAGCCTCTGCAGAAGCAAATGCACACAAAAGGTGTTTTCAGAGTCATAGTGCTCCGAGGAAAATTAAACAGAGTGTTGAGACAGAGttagggttgggggagggggtgcctgggaaagaaagaatgaatgaatgagtgaatgaatgaatgagtgaatgaatgaatggtgggCCATGGGCATCAGAGCAAGACATGCTGCACCCCACTGGGCTGGAGTGGGGATCAGGAGCGGGAGCTGGAGACTCTAAGATCCCAAGGCAGGGAGCTTGGGGCGAGGTCAAGGGTGGCTACGCTCCAGGCCTCACGGCCAGGGCGCCGTGGGGAGGGAGTGGACAGGGAGTGGTTGGAACCTCAGAGTTCAGTAAAAATGAGAACGCCTGGAATTGCTAACAGGAGCAAGATTGTGCCCCTGTGTCCCCTTTGTACCCAATCATGACTCAGGCTTGAGTtctgaggggaggggtggggcagggaggaccTGGAATTGAGATTCAGGGAGCTTGCCAAGGGTTGTCCAGCTTCCCCAGGACCTGCCCCCAAAGAGGCCCCAGGCCCACAGCTGAAAGCCCTGATGGACAGTACTCTCCCAgaccccaggcccagggagggagggtggggccctcacCAGTGGGTCCCACTGTGCCTGTGAGCTTGGCCACACTCTGGGTGGCTTGGACACTCCAGCACTGTTCTGTTCTGTGTGCGGGGTCAAAGGTTCtgtgaatatgtatgtgtgtgtgtgtgtgtggcagagagCGGTGGAGGGGGAAGGGTCCAAAACCCAGCCgctgatggggggggggggcggcatTGTCAACCTTCTCTAGGCGAAGGCATGAGGACATTTATGGCTCTAATACCATTCAAGAGCCAAGTCATAGGTTCCCAGAAGGGACAGGAGCAATAACAGAAGAAACCAGAAGTTTCTAGGAGGCTGAGATGGGCCTTGTGGGAAGAATTCTGTCAGGTAGAaatggggcaggagggggagtgTGTGGCACCCCGGGGATCAGAACAGCTCAAGCAAAGGTGCGGACGAAAGGAAGTGTGGTCAAATGGAGAGGAGGGTGACTCTGAATTTGGCCAGGGGGTCCTTGGGCCGAGTGAACTTGGGAATGCTTTTCACCATTCTGCCCGATCCCCAATCTTCTCTGCCAAAAAGAAAAGCTTctccaaaaccaaacaaaaaatcccaaaacGCCAAGCAGCAGAGGGCAGCATGATGCGGGGGAAAGAGCCGGTGCTTGGAGTCCCATGTATTTGGTTGAATCCATACACTTTTGCTGTAAAGATGTGAAATTCTGGACAAGTTCCTGAGCTTttctgagctgcagtttcctgAGGCGTCAGAGAGTACTTGCCCCATATGCAGATGGAAAAAGATGAAGTCAGACCCACGCAGAGGGTTAGGTCATTGTGGGCACTCAATGAACACTAATCCTCTCAGCCCTACATCACTAGGCTGTGGCCGGCTCAGCGGTGTTAAAGTGACAGCGAAAGCCCGGAGCTGACTCATCTTGCTTCCTCTTGCACAAGCCCCTCTGAGGATGCTGGGACACTGCTGTCTGTGGAGTTCCAGCTTTGCTTGTTTCTTCTGGAAACCCCTCTCCAAGGAAGGGGGAACCAAGACCTGCTCACTGGAGGATAGGGGCATTTACATGTGTTCCTACTTGCTAACAGAAATTGCACAAAGCTgaccccacttcctccctctgccttcttcccagcATTCTGTGCAGGTTCCTCCGTTTCCAAGGACTTAAGGAGGGGTCCTTTTCTCTCCCAGATTCCCATTTATCGAGTTAAGCACAGGTGGCTTCTAGTTCCTTTCCTCTTGTGGCACACAAGTCCAGGCAGGCCTTGTGACCCCTTGACCTAGCTCCCAGTGagtctgtgctgggccctggctgGGGCCGGCCCACTTCTGAGCTCCATGAGGTGCCTCTGTGCAGAGAGCAGTGGCAGCGGCCCAGAGATGGTCCAGCCTATGCCTGTCTTTAGCCCCTGCTCAGTCTTGGGGTGAATTCTGCCTCTGCAGCTCAACATAGGCCAGGGCAGCCTGGTCAAAAGGGAGGCCACGAGGCTCTGCAGATGGCCCCTGGGCAGGGGtacccactgtgtgtgtgtatgtgggtgggGCTGACAGAGGCTGGTGTCTGGGAGGGAATCGGGACAGACCATGATGGGCAAGGTTgcctggaggcagagacagagacagaggtaaAGTTTTGCAGAGAAAGGCAGGGATAAGGATGTGGTAACACTCCCAGGACGGTGAAACCAGAAAGGAACAAGAGTTGTGTGTAGCCTGGGGAGGAACCCGATGCACTGACTTCTCCTACTCCTTTGGCTCCTACCCTGGCTCTCCCCGTGGTTGCCGAATTAGTTCGTGGTGATAACTGAAGGCACTTTGAGAGCCAGACCTTTGTCTCACAAAGCTTGCCTGTGCCTGTCTGCCCCGGCCCTACCTagggctgggcacagaggaggCTGCAACACACGCCAGCTCCTGGGAGACGGAAGGGCAGGTGATGGGGGGGCCAAGGGGCTAGGAGGAGCAGTGGATGGATGGGAAGCCTGAGAGGGCTGAGGCAGAGGGTCCAGGGTGGAGGCGTGACAACCTGGGGGCGTGGACAAGACAGCTGACAGGAGAGGGGCAAGCGGAGGCCAAGCGACTTCTGAGGTCACAGTGGGGGCTctccccagggagagggagatgggatGGGAGGCCAAGGAGCTGAAGGGACTTTGCACAACATCTCAGAGACAGTGTCAAGGACTTTGGGGGCCCATGGGTGGGTAGGAGGGAGGATGAGGAGGGAAAAAGGGCACGTCTGGGCCCGAGCACCTCACCTTGATTTGTCCACGGAGCTCAGCTCCTGTAGGGCCCTTGTGTGGGCTCCTCATTCCTCGTGTCTGGATCCCCACCCCACTTTCACTCACATCACCCAAAGGGGCCTCAGAAGTCGATGGAAACTCCTCCTCAGTGACTTCTCCTGAAAGCTGGAATCTGAGACCCCTTGGTCCAGCCCTGCTTCCATCACCTTCCTGCTTTGTGTCAGCCAGTTGGTCAGCGCTCTCATCATGGGGATACCCTGGGGACAGGCGCTCCACAGTCGGCCTCATTTGGGTACGCCTAACCCCTGGGGAGCTCCTCAGGTGTGACATGCACCTCACAGCTGCAATGTGGGTCCGCTTCTGTGAGGAGGCCGAGCTGGGCCACTCGGGCTAGGCTCCTTGGTATTCACTTTGCTTCTCTGTAGTCATTACTCTCTGTTCCTTAAGCCATCAGTTCCTTACCCTCCCTGCTGGCAGGGTAGGGAATTTTCTGGTGATGGGAGCAGCTGCATCAGGACCTGGGAAGGGTTGGGGCCGCTGGGCCCAGAGCTGCTTCTAGCTTAGAAGTGTAAGATACAAGGACCAGAATAGGcctcagaagctggaaaagacaaccCTTTAGCTGGAGAAAGAGAGGCCCAGATTTGCACGCAGTCACATCTCTTCCCTGAATCTGCTTACTATTTGCTTGTGTGGGCACAGGCTCTCTCTGTGGCCACCCAGTGCTATGGTAGCACTGGCTGCCTCTGGCTTGAGGACTGGGCACTAGGGAGCAGGAATGGTTTGGCTTCTGACCCATGTgaaagttttatcttttaaaaacgtaaattaaaaaaatacaagtcaAAAATCTCTTCTTCATCCCTCCCTGTGCCCCTTTGGGGGATTAACCATCTTCTGAGGACCAGCCAAGCCCCTTGGTTTGCCCCGATGGGGGTAGGGGCTGCATCTCAGCCAGCCCCTCAGACTAACCTCAGGCAAACTGGCACCTCCGTCCTTCACAGCTCAGGCACATCCTTTCTTTTCCTATGCCTTTTGCTGGTTTCAGGGTCCCCCAGGCCAGTGGTACCACCACAGCAGTCCTGCTCTACCCCACCTTCCTTCCTACGTTCCCAGTCTGTTGACTCCTACAGTCTCTCCTCAGCCCACACCTCCACTGCCCATCACATCCTGGGATACCCGGCCAGCCTCCTGGCGGCTCTTCTGATGCcggcctctcctccctctgctccatcctCTCCATATCTCCACCCCAGTGAACTTTCAAAACTACAAATCTGGTCACACTACTCTCCTGCTTAAATCTTCCTGTAGCTGACAGTGCTAGTGCTCTGCCCGGATCCCCTCGGATGCCCTTTCCCATTTTGGGGCATCATGCTCCCTTTAGTGTGCTCTCAAGGTTGACATCTGCGGCTCTCTCGGAGGGCTGCCCTTGGCTTCCTGGAGCTACTTTGCCCCTGGGTCACAGCATAACCTGTGAGTgttcagtgggggtgggggtaggggtggtggtggtggtggtggtgaaggaaAGCCTGGCTCCCTTGTCCCAGGCTGGGGCTACTCTGAGGCCTTACACTCCAGGGCTGTTTCCTGGCATCACTAAGACGCCCTCCACAGCTGAGATGGTGCGCTTGCTTGGCCTCTACCCCGTCCGCGGGCCTCCCCTGAGTGCACTTCCTTAGTATGTCACTCAGCATCTAAGATGAATCCCTCAGTGGAAACCTACGCCCACAGTTTAAATTGCAGTCATCTGTCTTTACTCCTCTTGCTCTCTGGAAATCTATCCCATCATATGTATATTTAAGCCACCTCAAACTTCTAGCGCTTCTGCCACACGTTTGTGTCTTAGtacctgctttttttcttcaattaaaaaaaaaaaataaacctcccCTGCTTCCaagaccagctaggcagccagctgaAGGGGCGGACAGaattaatagacagaacacaGTCTATATAATAGACACAACACAATCTATATTattcaatgggacaggggaccatcagcctcaagggCTGAGGTGAGGTCCCTCTGATTGCCACGTATTTATTTGCAGGCAAAGAAATACAAGCATAGCAGGAACTCATGCCAGTAGGGATATGCAAGTCAAAGCTCAGCAGTTCTAGTCTTCCTCCCTTCAACAGACCGGGGCCCTACCCAAGGCCATTCCCTTAGGGAGTATCCTGGGAACAATCAGCAAGTTATGCAAATGGCCTTCCGTTCCTGCAAGGGCCCTGCTTCTTAAGTCCCTTGCCTTCATGCTTGATAAGATACTCCCTTCCCGGCctttgattccaaagcacaaacaATCTAGTATAGTAATTTATGAGAATGAGCAGATCACATATTTCTCAGCCACCCATTTGTAACTTGCTCTTGCTAAgcttaaagcctagcaagaaGGTTGCTATGATCTCCTATAAcactcccctctcctgcctctcgGATTCTTTAAGTCTCTGGACAGTATCACTTCCTTCAATTCTCTAAGGGAGCTAGTTGCTTCCTCCTGTCTCAGGGTGCTCTGTGTAAACTTCACTACAGCACCCATCTCACCAAATTTAACGAGTCTTCCCTGGTGCCTAGCATGGTGCTGGGCAGAGAGCAGGTGTTAAGTAAAggttttttgaatgaatattgaTCCTCCAAATGTCCTAAGACTCCCTTCTATTGGGCTTCTCAGATCTGGAATCTTTTCTGCCTTCAATCAAAACTCACTGTCCATGTTTCGTTCTCTCAGAGCTCCGTGCTCTATTGCTCATGTTTCTAAGATTGATTAATCTTGTCGGAGGGAAGCAGGGTGGTGGACTGTAAGGAACACTTTCTTCTGGTTTCTTAGGAAACCAGAAACCCGTGATCAAACTATGTGTGGTGTGAACTCTTGGAGCCCCAGTGTGCTCACTTCCTTCAGTAATAAGGTCTAGATGACTTCTCAGAACAGGCTGAaatgaaagtctttttttttttttgaggaggattagccctaagctaactacggccaatcttcctctttttgctgaggaagactggccctgagctaacatccatgcccatcttcctctactttatacttgggatgcctaccacagcatggctttttgccaagcggtgccatgtcctcacctgggatccgaaccggcgaaccccgggccaccaagaagcggaacatgtaaacttaaccactgtgccaccagcagGCCCCTGAAATGAAAGTCCTTTGTGGCCTGTGGCCTGGTTTGTCTTGTTCTCTGCCCTCCCAAAACCAGGAATGGTGCCTGCTGCAGAGCATGCTCTTAAATTTCTGTGGAGAGAAGCAACTGACAATTTCAATGGCTACATATTGCTTGGTGCTTCATATATGTTACTTCATTCAATTTTcaaagtggtggagtcaggatttaTATGCAGATTTGTATGGCTTTGAAGCCCACGTTCTTCCCATAATACCTTGTGGCCTTTAGGAGAAAAGGCCACCATGCAAGGATTTGTTCCAGTGATGTCTTCTAATGATGGCCGTGGAAGGCTGGAGGAGATCCTGTGGTCCTCTCCTTCGTCTAGCAGATGGGCAActgcctctgcccctcaccaACCTCAGGGAGTGAGAGGAGTTGAATTAGGCTGGTGAGTGGAGGGGGCGAGAGGGCAGAAACCTGCTCACTGTGATCTAAATGGGAGTGCCCTGGCAGACGGTGGCCTTCAAGTGCACAGTCCCAGTAACGTGCTGGTAAGCcatctctctaaaaaaaaaaaagccctgataGGCagcttttattgatttctgtggTATATATACTCTCACTATGACTGATTTCAAGCATTCAACAGGAAGTCAGTGACTCATAGTTGGAAGAGATGAGCATCATCAGGCCCCACAGGCCAGTGACCTGTCCAGCACACCCCTGAAACAGTAACGGGGGGCTGTCCCCAGAAAGCCACAGGAAGATCACAGCTTCTGCAGATGCTCTGGGCAGCCTGGGGGAGGCCGAGCTCTCTCCCTGCCTTTTCTGAAGACTGGAAATGATCTCTGCCCCTGATTCTCAGCAGCCATCCCCTGACCTCGATGGCCATCTAGGCTGCCGGCAGGCAAGCCCGCCCTAAAGAGCACTTGCCATCAGTTCTTCAGAGACCAATTCAGGAcctgaaaggagggaggagagagtgtcGGTGCCATTAGTTATTCCTCTGCCCTCACTTGGATTCGGGCAGTACTTTCCACCCAAATTCCAGGAAATCATAAACACCATACCCTCCCTGGATCGGGCTCACCTGGAGATCAGGCCCAGCTGGAAGGCAGCAGGCATCCCAGAAGCCAGGGTGGAATGAGGGGGCGGGAAAGCAGCGTGAGCCTGGGGCGTGCCCGCTTCTGGTGTGGAGGGACCCAGCTTCCCAGCTGGCACCTAGGAAACTGGCCTCGCTGTGAGGGGCAGGTGCCCTGAGATGGGCAGCTCTCCAGGGAAGAGCAGGAACAGCTCTGGAGGAAAGGGGCCTTGTCCTGGGGATGGAGCTCCGAAAGAAGAACCTAAACATTTTGCTATCTTTGAGTCTTTCTCTCAAGTACCTAACACTTTGCTAAGCACAGAATCAGCACTCAAAAACAtgttgaagaagaaataagaccTTTATTAGTCCCCAGAGAATTTTTCAATACTAAGGCAAAAAGTAAACTGTAGGAGCAAGGAAGACCAAGAAACACAGATGAACCTTTAAGGGCCTCAAGGCTCCCCCAGGACACAGAGGGGCCTTCTCTTCCTATCACGGGCATGTGGCAGGCAGGAAAGCCGCCACGTTCCACTGAGACAGGCCCAACCACCCAGCCTGAATGAGAAGACGAGCAGAGTTGTGACGTCAGGCCAGGAGGTTTAGAACTTGCTGGTGTAGAGGGTCAAAATCCACTTGGGCACACGGAGAAAGCTGGGCAAGAAGGAGGCCAGCCAGCCCAGGCTGGAGACACGGGTGAGAACGGAGCTCAAAGAGAAATAGTCATCAACGGGGCGGCCTGGGGAcaacaggaagaggaggaggattagaCCCCATTTCCCCCCCATCCAACACCCCTCACTTTGGCTGAAGAGACAGAGTTGGGcgtgagggaggaaggagcagggagagagtgagggagaaggaacgagcagagaacagaaggaagagaggtCCAGGCTGCTGCCAGGCTGAGCTCTTACCATCCACGTCCCGAAGGCCATAGCGTCGAGCAAGGTCACAGGACGGCAGGACCTTCCCACTCAGGCTCAGGATATTGGGGTCTGTGGGCACAGAGACAGCTGAGACGGCAGGGCAGTGGTGCAGGGTGACAAGCTTTGGGCCCAAGGGGACAGGGAACCACTGACACACCACAGGAGCCCTGAattgtttctctctgttcctaAGAAGGCTCCTGGGCCTCTGGCTCCTGGTCACACCTGTTTCTAAGACTCTCAAACCTCAAACAGGGCATTTGAATCCTTTGGGTCTCCAGAAGCGAGAGAAAAGAAGGGTGTATTCCTCAACCACCTCTGGAGCCAGGACCCAGAACCGGCTGCCACCACCATGCAGACCCTCCATGCCCTCTCTCGTCCCCAGCTGTCCCCAGCCTCTTCACCTGTTGCCAAAGCTACCACACATTTGCCACTCATTTCTGTGGTCTCTGCGGATGAGAAGCGATTTCTGACCTGAAACACAGGGGCAGAGACGTGAAGGTTAATCTCCAAGAGCACAGCCCAAGTCTCTCCCCTGCTTTCAGTTTCTGTTCCACGAGAGACACCCTCACCGCTGCCCCCGTGGGACTTAGCAAAACGCTGGAGTCACTCCTCCCCACATCCAGGTGAGCCCTGCAGCCCAGCACCAGGACCCACTGCTTTTCCTATGAGAAGGGACCTGGGGAGGCCAAATATATCTGGACCTTCTAGGTTCGTTCAGTGTAGGGGTGAAGAGTAtgggctttgaagccagacagcCTTTCCTCTTATGGCAtatgtgaccttgaccaagtttcttaacctctctgggtctcggttttgccatctataaaatggtgatagcATCTCCCCTACAGGATTAAAGGACATAACGTGTGACCAGTGCTCAGCTGTGTGCCTGCCACTGTAAGCACCAGGTATTTCCTCTCTGATCTTGTTACTGTCCTGTCTTTGAGGATGGTGAGGCTGACTCCCCTGCATCCTCTGCCTCCCTTGCCCTCCCCTTGCCAACCAGATTAAACAGGGAATCCTCAGTGTTGTCATCCTTCATCAAGTGATCCTTCAGCAGTTCCGTCTGCACCAACCCTGGCCACAGAGACACGTAGCTGACCCCGTGGCACCGCAGCTCCTGGGCACAGTCAGCAGCGAGCCTGTCACACTGTAGAGGGACAGAAGGCAGGGTGAGAGCCAGGGTACCAGGCCAGTCACcttcttcccctgccctccctgcttCCGCTGAGGATGCCCCAACCCCCTGCCCTTCCCAAGAGCCCTGTCCAGCTGTGCACCTTCCCCAGGGCACCGCCACTCTGGCTGGCTGAGAGGAGCCCAAGAAAAGGAACTGTCCATggaggggcagtgggagaggTAAGGGCCAGCCGTCGGCCTTACCACTCTGACCACTGGGGATTGGACCTCCTGAGCTGTGGGTACCGTCACTGTCCTATACCTCCCCAACCCCGTGGCACTGGGTCCTCACCGCAGCTTTGCCCACACCATAGGAAACATTGAAGAGATACTGCAGCCCCCCAGCTGAGGAGATGACCACGATGAGCCCTCGGCCAGCTGGTACCATCAGCCGCGCCCCATACACCGAGCACAAGTAGTGGCCTCTAGAAGGTGGggcaaagaaggagaaggaatggACCGtgttcagggctggcctgggtgCTGTAGCCCTGGTGGCTTCCTCTGCCCCTAGCGGCTGTAGCAGCTGGGAGGCCCCGTGGGGTAGCCGCAGACCTGGCAAATTAAGGGATGGAGGCCACATTCTGGGAGGAACAAGGGTAAAATTAACTGTTGAAGGATGAGAAACAGCAGTCTTTAGAAGATGTAATGGAATAAAAAAGCTCTTCCATAATAGCAATAACAAACCTAAAATAGCTCAGGGGGCAAACATAGAAATATATAGGATCTACatgggaaaactataaaattctgtcTGATATAAAAGAACAAGTACACACACAATCTGTTCAAAGAAGAATCAACATGTAAAACATCAGCTCTACTTAAATTAATCCATAGATTCAGTCAATTTGAGATATATCTCAAGAAGACTTTTGGAGGAATTGACAAAATAATCTAAAGCTCAATGAGAATAAacatgtgaggggctggcccggtggcatagtgtttaagtttgtgtgctc harbors:
- the DHRS1 gene encoding dehydrogenase/reductase SDR family member 1; translation: MAAPMKGQVCVVTGASRGIGRGIALQLCQAGATVYITGRHLDTLQVTAQEAQSRGGRCVPVVCDSSQESQVQSLFEQVNEEQGRLDVLVNNAYAGVQAILTNAKKPFWESPASLWDDMNNVGLRGHYLCSVYGARLMVPAGRGLIVVISSAGGLQYLFNVSYGVGKAACDRLAADCAQELRCHGVSYVSLWPGLVQTELLKDHLMKDDNTEDSLFNLVRNRFSSAETTEMSGKCVVALATDPNILSLSGKVLPSCDLARRYGLRDVDGRPVDDYFSLSSVLTRVSSLGWLASFLPSFLRVPKWILTLYTSKF